A single region of the Halorussus gelatinilyticus genome encodes:
- a CDS encoding SDR family NAD(P)-dependent oxidoreductase, protein MRILVTGGAGFIGGHLAEKFSRDGHDVVAFDNFEPFYDVGIKEHNVETAQRAAAEGDGSYELIEGDLRDEEVISQYVAEADVIFHQAAQAGVRASVKEPQKVNDINVSGTLNVLEAARDSETERVVVASSSSVYGKPEYLPYDENHSTTPVSPYGASKLAQEQYARVYNEVYGLPTVSLRYFTVYGPRMRPNMAISNFVSRCLNGEPPVIYGDGTQTRDFTYIDDVVEANRTLLTTDTADGEVLNIGSTDNIEIRTLAKEIRDQLSPDLELEYDERNDADAEHTHADISKANDLLGYEPTMTIRKGVEEFADWYRENRDWYEPLVRSS, encoded by the coding sequence ATGAGAATACTCGTCACCGGTGGCGCGGGATTCATCGGCGGCCATCTCGCCGAAAAGTTCAGCCGCGACGGCCACGACGTAGTTGCGTTTGATAACTTCGAGCCGTTCTACGACGTAGGTATCAAAGAACACAACGTCGAGACGGCGCAGAGAGCTGCCGCGGAAGGCGATGGAAGCTACGAACTGATAGAGGGCGACCTCCGCGATGAGGAGGTAATTAGCCAGTACGTCGCCGAAGCTGACGTTATCTTCCATCAAGCGGCTCAGGCCGGCGTCCGTGCCAGCGTCAAGGAACCTCAGAAGGTCAACGATATCAACGTCTCGGGCACGCTGAACGTGCTGGAAGCAGCCCGGGATTCGGAGACCGAACGAGTGGTAGTGGCAAGCTCTTCATCGGTGTACGGCAAACCCGAGTATCTGCCCTACGACGAGAATCACTCGACGACGCCCGTGAGTCCCTACGGTGCCTCAAAACTTGCCCAGGAGCAGTACGCGCGAGTCTACAACGAGGTCTACGGCCTGCCAACCGTCTCGCTGCGGTACTTCACGGTGTACGGCCCGCGGATGCGCCCCAACATGGCCATCAGCAACTTCGTCTCGCGATGTCTTAACGGCGAGCCACCGGTCATCTACGGCGACGGGACTCAGACGCGAGACTTCACCTACATCGACGACGTGGTTGAGGCTAATCGAACACTCCTCACAACCGACACCGCCGACGGTGAGGTCCTGAACATCGGTAGTACTGATAACATCGAGATTCGGACGCTGGCCAAGGAGATACGTGACCAACTCTCCCCGGACCTTGAATTGGAGTACGACGAGCGCAACGACGCCGACGCCGAACACACCCACGCCGACATCTCGAAAGCCAACGACCTGCTTGGATACGAACCCACGATGACCATCCGCAAGGGCGTCGAAGAGTTCGCCGACTGGTACCGGGAGAACCGAGATTGGTACGAACCGCTTGTTCGTAGCTCGTGA
- a CDS encoding glycosyltransferase family 4 protein: MRILRVAQKVYPDVKGGGPYHVHAMSRDQADRGHDVTVLTVSDDDSKPRREERDGYTVVRRKPTAELLGNDISSGVAKFLASAGDYDVIHAHSHLYFSTNLAALKRRLGDIPLAITNHGLYSQNAPEWVFDAYLKTAGRWTFDSADVVLCYTEEDRERVQGFGVNTDIEVVSNGIDQTRFTPEGPRSDLVDSDGPVVLFVGRLVDGKRPQDAVRAFAGVHREHTDTELYLCGDGPLHDKLQTQAAELGVSEAVTFLGHVSYDEMPKVYRSADILVLPSRAEGLPRTVLEAFAAETPAVTSDLEHVAPVVRHAGKTYPTGNTDAFEDALSELLSNPKRAKSLGEDGRKLVNCRFRWEETVTKTTAALGRISKVKN, encoded by the coding sequence ATGCGGATTCTCCGAGTCGCACAGAAAGTGTATCCGGACGTAAAGGGTGGCGGACCGTACCACGTCCACGCAATGAGTCGGGATCAAGCCGATCGGGGCCACGATGTGACTGTACTGACTGTCTCTGACGACGACTCGAAACCCCGTCGAGAGGAGCGTGACGGGTACACCGTGGTTCGTCGGAAGCCGACAGCCGAACTGCTCGGAAACGACATCTCGAGTGGAGTTGCCAAGTTCTTGGCCAGTGCGGGCGACTATGACGTAATCCACGCCCATTCACATCTATACTTCTCGACGAATCTCGCAGCCCTGAAGCGGCGACTCGGAGACATCCCGCTGGCAATCACGAACCACGGCCTCTACTCACAGAACGCCCCCGAGTGGGTGTTCGACGCTTACCTTAAAACCGCAGGCCGTTGGACGTTCGATAGTGCAGATGTCGTGTTGTGTTACACTGAGGAAGACCGAGAGCGGGTGCAGGGGTTTGGCGTCAACACCGATATTGAAGTCGTGTCGAATGGTATCGACCAGACACGATTTACACCAGAGGGGCCAAGAAGCGATCTCGTGGATTCCGACGGGCCGGTCGTACTCTTTGTCGGGCGGTTGGTTGATGGCAAGCGGCCGCAGGACGCAGTTAGGGCGTTCGCAGGTGTCCACCGAGAGCATACCGACACCGAACTATACCTTTGTGGCGACGGCCCGCTACACGACAAACTACAGACGCAAGCGGCCGAGCTCGGCGTCTCGGAGGCAGTCACGTTCCTCGGTCACGTCTCCTACGACGAGATGCCGAAAGTGTACCGATCGGCGGACATTCTGGTACTTCCGAGTCGGGCAGAGGGACTTCCCCGGACCGTGTTGGAGGCGTTCGCGGCCGAGACCCCGGCCGTAACAAGTGACCTCGAACATGTCGCGCCGGTCGTTCGCCACGCCGGGAAAACGTATCCCACCGGAAACACCGATGCGTTTGAGGACGCGCTCAGCGAACTACTCTCGAACCCTAAGCGTGCGAAGTCACTCGGTGAGGATGGACGCAAACTGGTCAACTGCAGGTTCAGATGGGAGGAGACTGTCACTAAGACAACTGCCGCGCTCGGTCGCATCTCGAAGGTAAAGAACTAA
- the asnB gene encoding asparagine synthase (glutamine-hydrolyzing), translating into MCGIAGVFDPNDKPDEETLRRMNDCQTHRGPDDSGIYRDGPVGLAHRRLSIIDLDGGRQPIFNEDGSVAVVFNGEIYNYRSLRETLQRAGHRFESDTDTEVLVHLYEEEGPEFVKRLDGMFAFALWDADRRRVVVARDRMGIKPLVVASNDDSRVAFGSELSTVLESDVDAGGLDRAAVARYFAFGFVPAPHTPFENVTKLQPGTMAVISAEGIRHEQFYTPSVSPSSPSSIEAAATKLRSNVERAVERRLQSDVPLGAFLSGGIDSSIVVGTMSELSDSSIRTFTVGFDESLFDEAWAARRVADYHDTAHHEFTVSPTDVREVIPEVVDAMGEPFADPSLLPTYIVSRKTSNEVKVALSGDGADELFAGYNKYRGEYYSRYYRAVPGPVRHRLVEPLVRRLPASRGSKLGEVARKAQKFTRGGIESVSDRHFEWIRLPDEETTAAFDEASPVVAGRESLLHHHDDKESFLPRTRRDSLSRIQAVDTFHSLPNQMLRKVDRASMYNSLEVRVPFLDTNVVEYAMSLPTSYKITSRDRKRVLKRAFNDMLPDAILDRPKQGFDVPIGEWLKHEFASDFRRTVETTETDLLDVPAVLDIFEEHAQGSRDHTRFLWSVYVFARWLQRMRSRGLLAE; encoded by the coding sequence ATGTGTGGCATTGCAGGCGTCTTCGATCCGAACGACAAGCCCGACGAGGAGACTCTCCGTCGGATGAACGACTGTCAGACCCATCGAGGACCCGACGACAGCGGTATTTACCGTGACGGTCCAGTCGGGTTGGCTCACCGCCGTCTCAGTATTATCGACCTCGACGGCGGGCGACAGCCGATATTCAACGAGGACGGGTCGGTCGCCGTCGTCTTCAATGGGGAGATATACAACTACCGCTCACTTCGAGAGACGCTCCAGCGCGCTGGCCATCGCTTCGAGTCCGACACCGACACGGAGGTACTCGTCCACCTCTACGAGGAGGAAGGCCCCGAGTTCGTCAAACGCCTCGACGGCATGTTCGCGTTCGCCCTCTGGGACGCCGACCGGCGGCGAGTCGTCGTCGCACGCGACCGAATGGGCATCAAACCTCTTGTCGTCGCTTCGAACGATGACAGTCGAGTCGCGTTCGGTTCCGAGCTCTCGACGGTGCTTGAAAGCGATGTGGACGCTGGCGGCCTCGACCGAGCTGCCGTCGCTCGATACTTCGCATTTGGATTCGTTCCTGCACCACATACCCCGTTCGAGAATGTCACGAAGCTTCAACCAGGAACCATGGCGGTGATATCTGCAGAAGGGATCCGTCACGAACAATTCTACACGCCCTCGGTTTCGCCGTCATCACCATCATCGATAGAGGCAGCAGCGACGAAGTTACGTTCGAACGTCGAACGGGCCGTCGAACGCAGGTTACAGAGCGACGTACCACTAGGTGCCTTTCTGAGTGGCGGTATCGACTCCAGTATTGTGGTCGGAACGATGTCAGAACTATCCGACTCATCCATTCGGACTTTTACTGTCGGATTCGACGAATCACTATTCGATGAGGCGTGGGCCGCCCGAAGAGTCGCTGACTACCACGACACGGCCCATCACGAGTTCACGGTGTCTCCGACGGACGTTCGGGAGGTCATCCCGGAGGTAGTCGACGCGATGGGGGAGCCGTTCGCCGATCCATCACTCCTACCGACCTATATCGTCTCCCGCAAGACGAGCAACGAGGTGAAAGTTGCTCTTTCGGGCGACGGCGCGGACGAACTGTTTGCCGGATACAACAAGTATCGCGGTGAGTACTACTCACGCTACTACCGGGCAGTTCCTGGTCCTGTCCGACATCGATTGGTTGAGCCGTTGGTTAGACGACTCCCTGCTTCGCGCGGGAGTAAACTCGGAGAGGTCGCAAGGAAAGCCCAGAAGTTCACTCGTGGTGGAATTGAGTCGGTCTCTGACCGACATTTCGAGTGGATTCGACTCCCAGACGAAGAAACTACGGCTGCCTTCGACGAAGCGTCTCCCGTCGTAGCGGGCCGGGAGAGTCTCTTACACCATCATGACGACAAGGAATCGTTCCTCCCACGAACGAGGCGTGACTCACTCAGCCGAATCCAGGCTGTCGACACCTTTCACTCACTGCCTAATCAGATGCTCCGAAAGGTAGACCGCGCGAGTATGTACAACTCGTTGGAAGTCCGAGTTCCCTTCCTTGACACGAATGTCGTCGAATACGCGATGAGTTTGCCGACCAGTTACAAAATCACCTCCCGTGACCGCAAGCGCGTCCTGAAGCGAGCCTTCAACGATATGCTCCCAGATGCGATACTTGACCGACCGAAACAAGGCTTCGACGTTCCTATAGGGGAGTGGTTGAAACACGAGTTCGCCTCGGATTTCCGTCGAACGGTCGAAACGACCGAAACCGACCTCCTTGACGTACCTGCGGTTCTCGACATCTTTGAGGAGCATGCCCAAGGTTCACGCGATCACACTCGTTTCCTCTGGAGCGTCTACGTGTTCGCTCGGTGGCTGCAACGGATGAGAAGTCGAGGTCTGTTGGCCGAGTGA
- a CDS encoding glycosyltransferase: MSKTEVWYLIGTLAVGGTERTLVDLVNNLNRTRFEPTVWTITEPGPLASELSDVPVRSLGATGKHDARAPVRFFRALRSERPDVLQSFLFFDNTLARLASLFAQDVTVVTGVREVPDDPSLVRSAVRRVTLPLSDRVVSNSAAGATFVIERGADERDVSVVRNGRDLSVYESATASEDVRAGIGVPEDAPLVGTVGRLVERKGHHDLLDAWPTVLDHHPDAHLVIVGDGPEREALERHIRRISSKNTVHLTGTRDDVPELLDAFDVFAFPSHYEGLPGALLEAMAAGLPIVTTPVDGNAELVHDGRSGRHVPVRDPNALAEELIDLLSNPDDAEALRTRAKQRANANFSLDTMVSEFEALYDALD; the protein is encoded by the coding sequence ATGTCGAAAACCGAGGTTTGGTACCTCATCGGCACCTTGGCGGTTGGTGGGACCGAGCGGACGCTCGTCGATCTGGTCAACAACCTGAACCGGACGCGCTTCGAGCCGACCGTGTGGACGATAACGGAACCCGGACCGCTCGCGTCCGAACTCAGCGATGTACCGGTTCGCTCGCTCGGTGCTACTGGTAAGCACGACGCTCGCGCTCCAGTTCGCTTCTTCCGCGCACTTCGCTCCGAACGCCCTGACGTACTCCAGTCATTCCTGTTCTTCGACAACACGCTGGCTCGACTGGCGTCACTGTTCGCTCAGGACGTGACCGTCGTTACGGGCGTGCGAGAGGTGCCTGACGACCCAAGTCTCGTCCGGAGTGCGGTTCGACGCGTCACGCTCCCGCTCTCGGACAGGGTCGTGTCGAACTCGGCCGCAGGAGCAACGTTCGTCATCGAACGCGGTGCCGACGAACGCGACGTGTCCGTGGTCCGAAACGGCCGGGACTTGAGCGTATATGAATCCGCAACCGCTTCCGAGGACGTGCGAGCTGGCATCGGCGTCCCGGAAGATGCACCGCTCGTCGGGACGGTCGGTCGGTTGGTCGAGCGGAAGGGCCATCACGACCTGCTCGACGCGTGGCCGACGGTACTTGACCACCACCCGGACGCACACCTCGTCATCGTCGGCGATGGGCCCGAGAGAGAGGCCCTCGAACGACACATTCGTCGAATCTCCAGCAAGAACACCGTCCACCTGACGGGGACGCGAGACGACGTGCCGGAGCTACTCGACGCGTTCGACGTGTTCGCGTTCCCTTCTCACTACGAGGGGCTTCCGGGAGCACTCCTTGAAGCGATGGCGGCCGGACTCCCCATCGTCACGACCCCGGTAGATGGAAACGCGGAACTGGTTCACGACGGTCGAAGTGGACGCCACGTCCCGGTCCGAGACCCTAACGCGCTCGCCGAGGAGTTAATCGACTTGCTGTCGAATCCCGACGACGCTGAAGCGCTCAGAACACGGGCCAAACAGCGTGCTAACGCCAACTTCAGCCTCGACACAATGGTCTCGGAGTTCGAGGCCCTGTACGACGCACTCGACTAA